Proteins from a single region of Dyadobacter fanqingshengii:
- a CDS encoding DUF1349 domain-containing protein → MRPVSFFLFIVAIGISISFTADNPTGAFQHSQDIGKPKLAGSSTYNEVTKEYRLRGSGYNIWFARDEFQFLFKKMSGDFTVTADFEFVGAGTDPHRKVGWMVRESLADDAAHISAVAHGDGLTVFQWRVKKGMAMRDPEDEIFSPQKNIQTIQVERKGNAYTMRVAKKGEALQTVGSHHMPNLPTPLFVGLYICSHNPEKIEEAIIRNVQIVQAKR, encoded by the coding sequence ATGCGTCCAGTAAGCTTTTTTCTCTTTATCGTAGCGATTGGTATTTCTATCAGCTTCACCGCCGACAATCCAACTGGTGCTTTCCAGCATAGTCAGGACATTGGCAAGCCCAAACTGGCCGGCTCATCAACTTATAATGAGGTGACCAAGGAATATAGGCTGCGAGGTTCCGGATACAACATTTGGTTTGCACGGGATGAATTTCAGTTTCTGTTCAAAAAAATGAGTGGTGATTTTACTGTAACCGCAGATTTTGAGTTTGTTGGAGCCGGTACAGATCCGCACCGAAAAGTGGGCTGGATGGTTCGTGAATCGCTGGCCGACGATGCCGCGCACATCAGTGCCGTAGCGCATGGCGATGGCTTGACCGTATTTCAGTGGCGAGTCAAAAAAGGCATGGCAATGCGTGATCCGGAAGACGAAATTTTTAGTCCCCAAAAAAATATTCAGACAATTCAGGTTGAACGCAAGGGTAATGCGTATACTATGCGGGTGGCAAAAAAAGGGGAGGCCTTACAGACCGTTGGTTCGCATCACATGCCCAACTTACCAACCCCACTTTTTGTAGGTTTGTATATCTGTTCCCATAATCCAGAAAAAATAGAAGAAGCGATCATCAGGAATGTTCAAATCGTTCAGGCTAAGCGCTGA